CATGGCCCAGACGGCGGGCGCGATCTGTGCACGCAAGACCGGTACGGGCAGCAACCTTGTCTATTTCATGACCATCGACAACGCCCGTTTTCGCAAGCCGGTGGTTCCGGGTGATCGGGTGGAATACCATGTCGTCAAGCAGAAGCAGCGCGGCAATATCTGGAAATTTCATTGCGATGCAAAAGTTGACGGGCAACTTGTCGCGGAAGCTGATATCGGCGCGATGATTATCAGCAAGGAAGATGCCTGAACCATGATTGCAGCCAGTGCAAAGATCCATCCGTCAGCGGTCATCGATGACGGAGCAGTGATCGGCGACAACGCAAAAATCGGCCCGTTTTGCTATATCGGCCCGAAGGTTACGCTTGGCGATAACGTCGAATTGATTTCGCATGTCGTGGTGCTCGGTCGCACGACCGTCGGCAAGGGCACGAAGATTTTCCCGTCCGCGGTGATCGGTGGCGATTCGCAGAGCGTGCACCACAGCGCTGTCGATACGACGCTGACGATCGGCGAAAATTGCACGATCCGCGAAGGCGTGACGATGAACACCGGCACTGTCGAGCACGGTGGTGCGACTGTTATCGGCAACAACAACCTGTTCCTCGCCTATGCGCACGTCGCCCATGATTGCCGACTTGGCAACAACATCATCCTGTCGAACAATGTCATGCTCGCCGGCCATGTTACGGTCGAGGATCGCGCTATTCTCGGCGGTGGCTCTGCTGTTCACCAGTTCACGCGCATCGGACGCCAGGCGTTCATTGGTGGGCTTTCAGGCGTCAGCTACGACGTTATTCCTTTTGGCATGCTGAACGGTAATCCGGGTGTCCTGAGTGGCCTCAATATCGTGGGCATGACGCGCGCCGGCTTCGACAAGGCGACCATTCACAGGGTGCGCCGCGCCTACAAGCAGATTTTCGAGGGTGCGAACGCTGTTCGCGTCAACGCGGCCGAGATCCGAGACGAATATGCGGATTGCGCGCCAGTGCTCGAAATCCTCGATTTCATCGCTGCCGAAAGCGATCGGGCGCTGTCCTCTCCAAGCCGGGGTAAAAAAGGCTGAGGGTCATGAACATGGATGGCCGGCCGAATAAAACAGGAAGGCTGGCCATCATCGCCGGCGCGGGCATGCTGCCGCACCACGTCGCCGATGCGGCACGTATACACGGCGAGGATCCCTTCATCATCGCGCTTTCGAACGAGGCGGACCAGGATTGGAGCGGCTTCGACCACCAGCGTCTCGGAATAGGCAACTTCAAGGCGATCACCACGCTGTTTCGACAGAAGGGAATCGACCGGGTGGTTCTATCCGGCGGTGTGCGGCGGCGTCCGGAGTGGCGAGACATCAAGCCTACGCTCAGGACACTGGCGAAGGTGCCAGAGGTATTGAAGACGCTCCTGTCCGGTGGCGATGATGCCGTGCTGAAAATGGCGATCGAACTCATCGAGGTGAGCGGTGCGCGTGTCATCGGCGTCCAGGATATCGTGCCGGAACTTCTGGCGGAAATCGGGCCACTCAGCCAGCAGGTTCCGACTGTGGAAGATCGTCGGGATATCGAAGTGGCCGTCGAGGCGGCTGTCGCGCTTGGCCGGCTCGATGTCGGGCAGGGTGCCGTGGCAGTCGGTGGACGTGTCGTTGCGCTTGAAGGACCGGAAGGTACGGATGCGATGTTGAAGCGCGTGGCGCAATTGCGCACTGAGGGGCGCATATCCAGTCGCCGCAAGGGTGTGCTCGTCAAGCTCTGCAAGCCCCAGCAGGACCAGCGCGCCGATCTGCCTTCCATCGGCCCTTCGACGATTATTGGTGCCTATGAAGCCGGGCTGGCGGGCATTGCCGTGGAAGCCGGGCGAGCCCTGATACTGGAGCGTGAAGCCATGCTGGCTGCCGCTCGCTCCCACGAGATTTTTGTGACCGGCATAGACCGGTCTCACCCGGGAGATTGAGGATGTCGCAGCAGAGCTTGAAACTTGCCGTTATCGCAGGCGAAGTTTCCGGTGACCTGCTGGGAGCCGATCTCGTGCAAGCCCTGAAGCTGAAAGTCGAAGGCCGGATCGAGCTTGTCGGTGTGGGTGGTGAGGCGCTTGAAGCCGAGGGCCTGCGTTCTCTTTTCGACTATTCCGAACTCTCAAT
This genomic stretch from Pararhizobium capsulatum DSM 1112 harbors:
- the fabZ gene encoding 3-hydroxyacyl-ACP dehydratase FabZ, with the translated sequence MSEAAKTVLGTADIKEILRLLPHRYPFLLVDRIIEIDADNSAIGIKNVTANEPHFTGHFPEEPIMPGVLLIEGMAQTAGAICARKTGTGSNLVYFMTIDNARFRKPVVPGDRVEYHVVKQKQRGNIWKFHCDAKVDGQLVAEADIGAMIISKEDA
- the lpxA gene encoding acyl-ACP--UDP-N-acetylglucosamine O-acyltransferase, with translation MIAASAKIHPSAVIDDGAVIGDNAKIGPFCYIGPKVTLGDNVELISHVVVLGRTTVGKGTKIFPSAVIGGDSQSVHHSAVDTTLTIGENCTIREGVTMNTGTVEHGGATVIGNNNLFLAYAHVAHDCRLGNNIILSNNVMLAGHVTVEDRAILGGGSAVHQFTRIGRQAFIGGLSGVSYDVIPFGMLNGNPGVLSGLNIVGMTRAGFDKATIHRVRRAYKQIFEGANAVRVNAAEIRDEYADCAPVLEILDFIAAESDRALSSPSRGKKG
- a CDS encoding LpxI family protein; translation: MNMDGRPNKTGRLAIIAGAGMLPHHVADAARIHGEDPFIIALSNEADQDWSGFDHQRLGIGNFKAITTLFRQKGIDRVVLSGGVRRRPEWRDIKPTLRTLAKVPEVLKTLLSGGDDAVLKMAIELIEVSGARVIGVQDIVPELLAEIGPLSQQVPTVEDRRDIEVAVEAAVALGRLDVGQGAVAVGGRVVALEGPEGTDAMLKRVAQLRTEGRISSRRKGVLVKLCKPQQDQRADLPSIGPSTIIGAYEAGLAGIAVEAGRALILEREAMLAAARSHEIFVTGIDRSHPGD